The Anaerosoma tenue genome has a window encoding:
- the aroF gene encoding 3-deoxy-7-phosphoheptulonate synthase, translating into MLVVMKDHARAEDVQHVVDLLTEAGAEAHLSQGEVKTIIGVIGDREVIYTLDFEGLPGVEQVIRVLKPFKLVSRDFQAEDTVVRVGSSSIGGGAFGVIAGPCSIESEEQMVATARAVKAAGATMLRGGAYKPRTSPYAFQGMGVEGLKLLRIAGDEVGLPVVTEVLDVRDAGTVAEYADVLQVGARNMQNFMMLDELGTMKRPVLLKRGLSATIEELLSAAEYVLKGGNRDVILCERGIRTFETYTRNTLDLGAVSALKTLTHLPVIADPSHASGRRELVAPMSRAAVAAGADGLMIEVHPDPERARCDGPQSLTPDGFASLMDDLRPRLALEHKSLGVDA; encoded by the coding sequence ATGCTCGTGGTGATGAAGGACCACGCTCGCGCCGAAGACGTGCAGCACGTGGTCGACCTGCTCACGGAGGCCGGCGCCGAAGCGCATCTGTCGCAGGGCGAGGTCAAGACGATCATCGGCGTGATCGGCGACCGCGAGGTCATCTACACGCTCGACTTCGAGGGCCTGCCCGGCGTGGAGCAGGTCATCCGGGTACTGAAGCCGTTCAAGCTCGTCAGCCGTGACTTCCAGGCCGAGGACACCGTGGTGCGCGTGGGGTCCTCGTCCATCGGCGGTGGCGCGTTCGGCGTGATAGCCGGACCGTGCTCCATCGAGTCCGAAGAGCAGATGGTGGCCACCGCTCGCGCGGTCAAGGCCGCCGGGGCGACCATGCTGCGTGGCGGGGCGTACAAGCCGCGCACGAGCCCGTACGCGTTCCAGGGCATGGGCGTGGAGGGCCTGAAGCTTCTCCGCATCGCAGGTGACGAGGTGGGGCTGCCGGTGGTCACCGAGGTGCTCGACGTCCGGGACGCCGGTACTGTGGCCGAATACGCGGACGTTCTCCAGGTGGGCGCTCGTAACATGCAGAATTTCATGATGCTCGACGAGCTGGGAACGATGAAGCGGCCCGTGCTGCTGAAGCGGGGTCTCTCGGCCACGATCGAGGAGCTGCTCTCCGCGGCCGAGTACGTGCTGAAGGGCGGCAACCGCGACGTGATCCTGTGCGAGCGGGGCATCCGCACGTTCGAGACGTACACGCGCAACACGCTCGATCTGGGTGCGGTCTCCGCGCTCAAGACGCTCACGCATCTCCCGGTGATCGCCGATCCTTCGCATGCGAGCGGACGGCGCGAGCTTGTGGCGCCCATGTCGCGTGCGGCTGTGGCGGCTGGCGCCGACGGGCTGATGATCGAAGTGCACCCGGATCCCGAGCGGGCACGGTGCGATGGCCCTCAGTCTCTCACCCCGGACGGGTTCGCATCGCTTATGGACGACCTCCGGCCCCGTCTTGCGCTCGAGCACAAGAGCCTGGGGGTGGACGCGTGA
- the der gene encoding ribosome biogenesis GTPase Der: protein MTLPIVAVVGRPNVGKSTFVNRMIQAQDAIVHAASGVTRDRSYHRADWNGREFMLVDTGGIEFTSDDEFGASIRQQAVVAAHEADVVVFLVDGSVGVAPGDEEVASLLRREKVPVFLAVNKLDTPGREEAIHDFWGLGLGQPWPVSALHGHGSGDLLDAIVESLPEREVLEEEDAIGVAIIGKPNAGKSSLYNKLLGVERAIVSDVAGTTRDAIDTVLERDGRVFRLVDTAGLRRKSRIDESVEYYGFVRAMRAIDRADVAVLVVDVATGVTDQDQRVARFAEERGCGLLIALNKWDLLETPEEKTELVARLPDKLGFVGFAPVLRVSALKGTGVHKMLPMLSTIYDAYAQEISTSALNRLLTDLRATGHTVSKGGKMLRLKYATQTGTRPPVFTFFANHPRMVDANYERYLENRLREAFDLTGTPVKLRFRQKG, encoded by the coding sequence ATGACACTCCCCATCGTAGCGGTTGTCGGACGACCCAACGTCGGGAAGTCGACGTTCGTGAACCGCATGATCCAGGCGCAGGACGCCATCGTGCACGCGGCGAGCGGCGTGACCCGCGACAGAAGCTACCATCGCGCCGACTGGAACGGGCGCGAGTTCATGCTGGTAGACACCGGCGGCATCGAGTTCACAAGCGACGACGAGTTCGGCGCGTCGATCCGTCAACAGGCGGTGGTGGCGGCGCACGAGGCCGACGTCGTCGTGTTCCTCGTTGACGGCTCGGTGGGCGTCGCGCCCGGCGACGAGGAGGTCGCATCGCTTCTGCGACGCGAGAAGGTGCCGGTGTTCCTCGCGGTGAACAAGCTCGACACGCCTGGCCGCGAAGAGGCGATCCATGACTTCTGGGGCCTCGGGCTCGGTCAGCCGTGGCCCGTCTCGGCGCTGCACGGGCATGGCTCCGGGGACCTGCTCGACGCGATCGTGGAGAGCCTTCCCGAACGAGAAGTCCTTGAGGAAGAAGACGCCATCGGGGTGGCCATCATCGGCAAGCCGAACGCCGGGAAGTCGTCGCTGTACAACAAGCTGCTCGGTGTCGAGCGAGCCATCGTGTCCGACGTGGCCGGCACAACGCGCGACGCCATCGACACGGTGCTCGAGCGCGACGGGCGGGTGTTCCGACTGGTGGACACTGCGGGCCTGCGGCGCAAGTCCCGTATCGACGAGTCGGTGGAGTACTACGGGTTCGTGCGGGCGATGCGCGCGATCGACCGTGCCGACGTGGCCGTGCTGGTGGTGGACGTGGCCACCGGCGTGACCGATCAGGATCAGCGGGTGGCGAGGTTCGCCGAGGAGCGCGGGTGCGGGCTGCTGATCGCCCTCAACAAGTGGGACCTGCTGGAGACGCCAGAGGAGAAGACGGAGTTGGTGGCGAGGCTCCCCGATAAGCTCGGATTCGTCGGCTTCGCGCCGGTGCTCCGTGTGAGCGCGCTCAAGGGCACCGGCGTCCACAAGATGCTGCCGATGTTGTCCACGATCTACGACGCCTACGCGCAGGAGATCTCCACGAGCGCCCTCAACCGTCTGCTCACCGATCTCCGCGCCACCGGACACACGGTCTCCAAGGGCGGCAAGATGCTGCGTCTCAAGTACGCCACCCAGACGGGCACGCGGCCACCAGTGTTCACGTTCTTCGCGAACCACCCGCGTATGGTGGACGCCAACTATGAGCGCTATCTCGAGAACCGCTTGCGCGAAGCGTTCGACCTCACCGGTACGCCCGTGAAGCTGCGGTTCCGGCAGAAGGGCTGA
- a CDS encoding prephenate dehydrogenase/arogenate dehydrogenase family protein → MSVRRLTVAGLGLIGGSVALAARRADADLMVRAVDEDPDTLSFALREGVADEALSTTDAAEAGWFGPGAADLVVLATPVPVTVRLLASLGRLGYDGIVTDVASTKSAVVAAAGRAIEDGAGYRFVGGHPMAGSERSGVGAASATLFDGAYYVLTPTGVTDMAAFKTVHEFVTGLGARVISIDARDHDEAVAVVSHVPHVTAAALVELASIRAAEVGADLLRLGAGGFKDMTRIAAGSPELWTGICMDNASALSSGIVRLSAVLDGFRRSLDAGDEAGVRAWLTAPAEVRKSLPAQWVPATSRLRELTVPVSDRPGVVGIVTTAVSRAGCNIEDIEIDHRSEDSAMLRLVLTDEGNAEALMDDLRDRGFDPSITPLEEA, encoded by the coding sequence GTGAGCGTACGGCGCCTGACCGTGGCGGGTCTGGGTCTCATCGGCGGGTCGGTGGCTCTTGCGGCCAGGCGCGCAGACGCCGACTTGATGGTACGCGCGGTAGACGAGGATCCCGACACGCTCTCCTTCGCGCTTCGTGAGGGCGTGGCCGACGAGGCGCTCTCCACGACCGACGCGGCGGAAGCGGGATGGTTCGGCCCGGGAGCGGCGGATCTGGTGGTGCTTGCCACCCCCGTGCCGGTGACCGTCCGGCTGCTGGCCTCGCTGGGGCGTCTCGGCTACGACGGCATCGTCACCGATGTGGCGTCCACCAAGAGCGCCGTGGTGGCCGCCGCGGGCCGCGCGATCGAAGACGGCGCGGGGTACCGGTTCGTGGGCGGGCACCCGATGGCGGGTTCCGAGCGCAGCGGGGTGGGGGCCGCCTCGGCAACGCTCTTCGACGGCGCGTACTACGTGCTCACGCCCACCGGCGTCACCGACATGGCGGCGTTCAAGACGGTGCACGAGTTCGTGACCGGTCTTGGCGCGCGTGTCATATCGATCGATGCGCGGGACCACGACGAGGCGGTGGCCGTGGTGAGCCACGTGCCGCACGTGACCGCGGCCGCGCTGGTGGAGCTGGCCAGCATCCGCGCCGCCGAGGTGGGGGCAGACCTTCTGCGGCTCGGGGCGGGCGGCTTCAAGGACATGACGCGCATCGCGGCGGGCAGTCCCGAGCTCTGGACCGGCATCTGCATGGATAACGCCTCGGCGCTGTCGTCGGGGATCGTCCGGCTGTCGGCGGTGCTCGACGGCTTCAGACGGTCGCTCGACGCAGGGGACGAGGCGGGCGTGCGCGCGTGGCTCACGGCGCCTGCGGAGGTGAGGAAGTCGCTGCCGGCGCAGTGGGTGCCGGCCACCTCGCGGCTCCGCGAACTGACGGTGCCGGTGAGCGACCGGCCGGGCGTGGTGGGTATCGTGACCACAGCGGTGAGCCGCGCCGGCTGCAACATCGAGGACATAGAGATCGACCACCGGTCCGAGGACAGCGCGATGCTGCGGCTGGTGCTGACCGACGAAGGGAATGCCGAGGCGCTGATGGACGACCTGCGCGATCGCGGGTTCGACCCCTCCATCACGCCACTCGAGGAGGCGTAG
- a CDS encoding lysophospholipid acyltransferase family protein, translating to MKGDGLGTFVRATFGKLVLLLFRTRLEGAERIPAGGALLAGNHVSYLDPVLLWCASPRKVHFMAKRELFERGIVAWLLPRFWGFPVNRGEPDRTAIVTATELLRSGELVGVFPEGSRRDMESGEALGQAHGGAAFIALRAGTPIVPVGFSGTERAMPRGSRFPRFVRTRITVGEPIDPQAVAPEAGRKERVEAVTAQMMAAIARLLDPGEGSAA from the coding sequence ATGAAGGGCGACGGGCTCGGCACGTTCGTGCGCGCGACGTTCGGCAAACTGGTCCTTCTCCTGTTCCGTACGCGTCTGGAGGGGGCGGAGCGGATCCCCGCCGGCGGCGCGCTGCTCGCCGGCAACCACGTGTCCTATCTCGACCCGGTGCTTCTCTGGTGCGCCTCGCCGAGGAAGGTGCACTTCATGGCCAAGCGCGAGCTGTTCGAGCGCGGCATCGTGGCGTGGCTCCTCCCACGGTTCTGGGGCTTCCCGGTGAACCGGGGAGAGCCGGATCGCACCGCGATCGTCACCGCCACCGAACTCCTCCGGTCCGGCGAACTCGTGGGAGTGTTCCCCGAGGGAAGCCGCCGCGATATGGAAAGCGGCGAGGCGCTCGGGCAGGCGCATGGCGGGGCGGCGTTCATCGCGCTCCGGGCGGGAACGCCGATAGTACCGGTCGGGTTCTCCGGCACGGAACGTGCGATGCCACGCGGCTCGAGATTCCCCCGGTTCGTGCGTACGAGGATAACGGTGGGTGAACCGATAGACCCCCAGGCCGTTGCCCCGGAAGCGGGGCGTAAGGAACGTGTGGAGGCCGTGACGGCGCAGATGATGGCGGCGATCGCGCGTCTGCTGGATCCCGGCGAAGGGAGTGCCGCATGA
- a CDS encoding NAD(P)H-dependent glycerol-3-phosphate dehydrogenase translates to MKVSVIGAGSWGTAVAWLLGEKSVDVTLWAREPEIAEGVNADGHNPMFLRDVTLGPAVSATADLAEAIDGAGAVIVVTPSHGVRGVAEVMSQTLPDDVPVINLAKGVEQNTLMRMTQILEEVVGNRERLAALSGPNHAEEVSKGVPSATVVAAYDESVGRMFQDLFMAPTFRVYTNPDVVGVELCGASKNVVAVAAGMVDGLGYGDNTKATLMTRGLAEMSRLGSHLGANPMTYMGLAGMGDLIVTCTSRHSRNRGLGEWVAGGGTVESYAAETHMVAEGAKSAVALDDLAAKLEIEMPITRQVRAILYEGHMASEAASILMGRAAVDEFHGMGLVEDGE, encoded by the coding sequence ATGAAGGTATCCGTTATCGGCGCGGGCTCGTGGGGCACCGCCGTTGCATGGCTTCTGGGAGAGAAATCCGTGGACGTGACGCTCTGGGCCCGCGAGCCGGAGATCGCCGAGGGCGTGAACGCCGACGGCCACAACCCGATGTTCCTGCGTGACGTGACGCTGGGTCCTGCGGTGAGCGCCACCGCCGACCTGGCCGAGGCGATCGATGGCGCGGGCGCCGTCATCGTGGTCACGCCGAGCCATGGCGTGCGTGGTGTGGCCGAAGTGATGAGCCAGACGCTTCCTGACGACGTGCCGGTGATCAACCTCGCCAAGGGCGTGGAGCAGAACACGCTCATGCGCATGACGCAGATCCTCGAGGAGGTCGTCGGCAACCGCGAGCGTCTCGCCGCGCTGTCGGGCCCCAACCACGCCGAAGAGGTGTCCAAGGGGGTCCCCTCGGCCACCGTGGTGGCGGCCTACGACGAGTCGGTGGGCCGCATGTTCCAGGACCTCTTCATGGCGCCGACGTTCAGGGTGTACACCAACCCCGACGTGGTGGGCGTGGAGTTGTGCGGCGCCTCCAAGAACGTCGTGGCGGTGGCCGCTGGCATGGTGGACGGCCTCGGCTATGGCGACAACACGAAGGCGACGCTGATGACGCGCGGACTTGCCGAGATGAGCCGCCTGGGTTCACACCTGGGCGCGAATCCGATGACCTACATGGGCCTTGCGGGCATGGGCGACCTGATCGTCACGTGCACCTCGCGGCACAGCCGCAACCGCGGTCTGGGCGAGTGGGTGGCCGGCGGCGGCACCGTGGAGAGTTACGCCGCGGAGACGCACATGGTGGCGGAGGGCGCCAAGAGCGCTGTGGCGCTCGACGACCTCGCTGCCAAGCTGGAGATCGAGATGCCGATCACCCGCCAGGTCCGCGCGATCCTGTACGAGGGCCACATGGCCTCGGAGGCCGCATCGATCCTGATGGGCCGCGCGGCGGTGGACGAGTTCCACGGCATGGGCCTCGTCGAGGACGGGGAGTGA
- the aroA gene encoding 3-phosphoshikimate 1-carboxyvinyltransferase: MGDETVTHAQAGLSGEIRLPTDKSISHRAVLLAAMAEGESFLIGVLDSADVRSTIAACEALGASIETVHADERGLQVKVTGWGNAGPAQPSGPIDCGNSGTTVRLLAGVLAGWPVDVTLTGDESLSARPMERIAAPLREMGATVTTSAEGTLPMRVRGGELTAISYDSPVASAQVKSAVLLAGLRATGATTVTEPRASRDHTERMAPAFGAQVAREGLSASVNGPATLTGTQVIVPADPSSAAFSIAAATLLPGSKVLLPNVSLNPTRIGFIGVLREMGANITLKDLPPMGNETVGTIVVQSAAELHGVTVGADVVPTLIDEVPVLALVASQAAGATRFEGVGELRVKESDRIEAVRAGLTALGARVTAGDDWLEVTGPSTLTGATLTSGGDHRLAMTWAVAGLIAEGDTTIEDFDAVGVSYPRFLEDLLGLVRGDAEV, translated from the coding sequence ATGGGTGATGAGACCGTGACGCACGCACAGGCGGGCCTGTCCGGCGAGATCAGGCTGCCCACCGACAAGTCCATCTCGCACCGGGCGGTGCTGCTGGCCGCTATGGCCGAGGGAGAGTCGTTCCTCATCGGCGTGCTGGACAGCGCGGACGTGCGCTCCACCATCGCAGCATGCGAGGCTCTCGGCGCGTCGATAGAGACGGTGCATGCCGACGAGCGCGGCCTGCAGGTGAAGGTCACCGGATGGGGGAACGCCGGTCCGGCGCAGCCGTCCGGCCCCATCGACTGCGGCAACTCCGGCACCACCGTGCGCCTGCTCGCGGGGGTCCTGGCGGGCTGGCCGGTCGACGTGACGCTCACCGGGGATGAGTCGCTGAGCGCCAGACCCATGGAGCGCATCGCCGCGCCGCTCCGCGAGATGGGAGCCACGGTGACCACCTCGGCGGAGGGCACGTTGCCCATGCGGGTGCGTGGCGGCGAGCTTACCGCCATATCGTACGACTCGCCCGTGGCCAGCGCTCAGGTGAAGTCGGCCGTGCTGCTCGCGGGGCTCCGCGCCACGGGCGCCACCACGGTGACCGAGCCGCGCGCCAGTCGTGACCACACGGAGCGCATGGCGCCCGCTTTCGGAGCACAGGTCGCCAGGGAGGGCCTCTCGGCGAGTGTGAACGGCCCTGCAACCCTCACCGGCACGCAGGTGATCGTACCGGCCGACCCCTCCTCGGCGGCGTTCAGCATCGCGGCGGCAACCCTGCTGCCGGGAAGCAAGGTGCTGCTTCCCAACGTGTCGCTCAACCCCACGCGGATCGGGTTCATCGGGGTGCTGCGCGAGATGGGCGCCAACATAACGCTGAAAGACCTGCCGCCGATGGGCAACGAGACGGTCGGGACGATCGTGGTGCAGAGCGCCGCGGAGCTGCACGGCGTGACCGTGGGCGCCGACGTGGTGCCCACGCTGATCGACGAGGTCCCCGTGCTCGCGCTGGTTGCCTCGCAGGCCGCCGGAGCGACGAGGTTCGAGGGCGTCGGCGAGCTCAGGGTGAAGGAGAGCGACCGCATCGAGGCGGTGCGCGCCGGACTCACGGCGCTGGGCGCCCGGGTGACCGCGGGCGACGACTGGCTCGAGGTCACCGGTCCGTCTACGCTCACGGGCGCCACGCTGACGTCAGGTGGCGACCATAGGCTCGCGATGACCTGGGCGGTGGCCGGTCTGATCGCCGAAGGCGACACCACCATCGAGGACTTCGATGCCGTAGGGGTCTCGTATCCGCGGTTCCTTGAGGACCTTCTGGGTCTGGTCCGCGGCGATGCGGAAGTCTGA
- a CDS encoding DUF512 domain-containing protein, whose translation MAAVEDGPASRAGLRPGDVVLAVDGQPLRDLVDWMWLTGEPSFDVLVEREGTGMTLSVERTGGEPLGVSFTSAVFDAIRECENACAFCFVSQLPAGLRGSLYVRDDDYRLSFLSGNFITLTNLDEDDVARIVAQHLSPLHVSVHAVDPAVRRRLICPTVEDRALEILDDLLGAGIEAHVQIVLVPGVNDGKVLLETLGYLGAREGVISVGCVPMGYTGHQTRFSASYGPTGARAVLEVIQGVQTRMRADRGVGWVYAADELYLTAGTEMPGVAEYDGFPQFENGIGMVVAFKAELAGALGEAASTEVARHRSTAQDHSIAVVTGELFAPVLQRSLHEAGFGEVRVLPVPNRLFGGNVSVTGLLGGDDIASAVASDGARGTYLVPDVVVNSDGLLLDDVPAASLAGLAGGDVRIIGSDGAALAQALTTRTGRTLP comes from the coding sequence GTGGCGGCGGTGGAGGACGGCCCGGCGTCGCGTGCCGGGCTCCGTCCGGGCGACGTGGTGCTTGCCGTCGACGGGCAGCCGCTTCGCGACCTGGTCGACTGGATGTGGCTCACGGGTGAGCCGTCGTTCGACGTCCTGGTCGAGCGTGAGGGCACGGGCATGACGCTCTCTGTCGAGCGCACGGGCGGCGAGCCGCTCGGCGTGTCGTTCACCTCGGCGGTCTTCGACGCCATCCGTGAGTGCGAGAACGCGTGCGCCTTCTGCTTCGTGTCGCAGCTCCCCGCAGGATTGCGGGGATCCCTGTATGTGCGCGACGACGACTACCGCCTGTCGTTCCTTTCGGGCAACTTCATCACGCTCACGAACCTCGACGAAGACGACGTGGCGCGCATCGTGGCGCAACACCTGTCGCCGCTGCATGTCTCGGTACACGCGGTGGACCCCGCGGTCCGTCGGCGGTTGATCTGTCCCACGGTGGAAGACCGGGCACTTGAGATCCTTGACGACTTGCTGGGCGCAGGCATCGAGGCCCACGTCCAGATAGTGTTGGTTCCGGGAGTCAATGACGGGAAGGTCCTGCTGGAGACGCTCGGGTATCTCGGCGCACGCGAGGGCGTGATCTCGGTGGGGTGCGTGCCCATGGGCTACACCGGCCACCAGACGCGTTTCTCGGCCTCCTACGGGCCCACAGGGGCCCGGGCGGTGCTGGAGGTCATACAGGGCGTCCAGACACGTATGAGGGCGGACAGGGGCGTGGGGTGGGTCTATGCCGCCGACGAGCTGTACCTCACCGCGGGGACCGAGATGCCCGGCGTGGCCGAGTACGACGGCTTCCCGCAGTTCGAGAACGGTATCGGCATGGTGGTGGCCTTCAAGGCCGAGCTTGCCGGCGCGCTGGGTGAGGCGGCTTCCACGGAAGTCGCCCGTCACCGGTCGACCGCGCAGGACCACTCCATCGCGGTCGTCACCGGCGAGCTGTTCGCGCCCGTGCTACAACGGTCGCTCCACGAAGCCGGCTTCGGCGAGGTGCGGGTCCTGCCCGTGCCGAACAGGCTGTTCGGCGGGAACGTGTCGGTGACCGGGCTGCTCGGCGGAGATGATATCGCCTCGGCGGTGGCGTCCGACGGTGCACGGGGTACGTATCTGGTGCCGGACGTTGTAGTAAACTCCGACGGGCTGCTGCTCGATGACGTGCCCGCGGCCTCGCTCGCGGGGCTGGCGGGCGGCGATGTGCGGATCATCGGCAGCGATGGGGCCGCCCTGGCCCAGGCCCTCACGACCCGAACAGGACGGACGCTCCCATGA
- the cmk gene encoding (d)CMP kinase yields the protein MIIAIDGPAASGKSTVAKAVARRLGVRHLDTGAMYRAVTWLALERGVSTGDAEALAHMAEENPVSFEYLSDGPIADVVRIAGHDVTTAVRTPDVDANVSAVSAVPAVREALVARQRELADGREVVAEGRDIGTVVFPLAEVKVFLTASAQERARRRRIDLAGQGVEVDEAEVQARLERRDQYDSSREVSPLAAAGDATLLDTTGLTVEQVVDAIEALVEERR from the coding sequence GTGATAATCGCGATAGACGGCCCCGCGGCGAGCGGCAAATCCACGGTGGCCAAGGCCGTGGCGCGGAGGCTCGGGGTGCGCCATCTCGACACCGGCGCGATGTACCGCGCGGTCACCTGGCTCGCGCTCGAGCGTGGCGTCTCTACCGGCGACGCCGAGGCGCTGGCACACATGGCCGAGGAGAACCCGGTCTCGTTCGAGTATCTCAGCGACGGCCCCATCGCCGACGTCGTCCGCATCGCCGGCCACGACGTGACCACCGCGGTCCGCACGCCTGACGTGGACGCGAACGTGAGCGCGGTCTCGGCGGTGCCCGCCGTACGCGAGGCCCTCGTCGCGCGACAGCGGGAACTCGCTGACGGGCGCGAGGTGGTGGCCGAGGGCAGAGACATCGGCACCGTGGTGTTCCCTCTGGCCGAGGTGAAGGTCTTCCTCACGGCGTCCGCGCAGGAGCGTGCCCGCCGCAGACGGATCGACCTCGCGGGTCAGGGCGTGGAGGTCGACGAGGCCGAGGTGCAGGCACGGCTCGAGCGTCGCGACCAGTACGATTCGTCGCGCGAGGTGAGTCCGCTCGCCGCGGCCGGGGACGCCACGCTGCTCGACACCACAGGTCTCACGGTGGAGCAGGTGGTCGACGCGATCGAGGCCCTCGTGGAGGAGCGGCGATGA
- the ispH gene encoding 4-hydroxy-3-methylbut-2-enyl diphosphate reductase, which yields MKVVVARHAGVCYGVERALKMAREAADVSGQVSTLGPLIHNPQAVAALTERGVAVAGSLDEIARGTVVIRSHGVDPAVITEAESRGLDVVDATCPFVRAAHTCAAELAAAGYAVVIVGESDHPEVEGILAHAGGEAVIVERASDLPARMSRRIGVVVQTTQQIATLREVVDELLPRVNEIRVCNTICSATAKRQTSAAELAGEVDVIVVVGGHNSGNTTRLAEICRARNLRTHHVETAEELRAEWFVGASVAGVTAGASTPDEQIQGVIAAIESIPADE from the coding sequence ATGAAGGTGGTCGTAGCGCGTCATGCGGGTGTCTGCTACGGCGTCGAGCGGGCGCTCAAGATGGCCCGTGAGGCGGCTGACGTGAGCGGACAGGTCTCCACGCTCGGACCGCTGATCCACAACCCGCAGGCGGTGGCGGCGCTGACGGAGCGGGGTGTGGCGGTCGCCGGCTCGCTGGATGAGATCGCGCGCGGCACGGTGGTGATCCGCTCACACGGCGTGGATCCCGCGGTCATCACGGAGGCCGAGTCGCGCGGCCTGGACGTGGTGGACGCCACATGCCCGTTCGTGCGCGCGGCTCACACCTGCGCGGCCGAGCTCGCCGCGGCCGGCTACGCGGTGGTGATCGTGGGGGAGTCGGACCACCCTGAGGTGGAGGGCATACTTGCGCACGCCGGCGGCGAAGCGGTGATCGTGGAGCGCGCATCGGACCTCCCCGCGCGCATGTCCCGGCGCATCGGCGTCGTGGTGCAGACCACCCAGCAGATCGCCACCCTGCGCGAGGTCGTGGACGAGCTGCTGCCCCGCGTCAACGAGATCCGAGTGTGCAACACCATCTGCAGCGCCACGGCCAAGCGTCAGACCTCGGCCGCTGAGCTGGCGGGTGAGGTCGACGTGATCGTCGTGGTGGGCGGCCACAACTCGGGGAACACCACGCGCCTGGCCGAGATCTGCCGCGCCCGCAACCTGCGCACGCATCACGTCGAGACGGCCGAGGAGTTGCGCGCGGAGTGGTTCGTCGGCGCCTCGGTGGCAGGCGTCACCGCGGGAGCCTCCACACCCGACGAGCAGATACAGGGCGTGATCGCGGCGATCGAGTCCATTCCGGCCGATGAGTGA
- the rpe gene encoding ribulose-phosphate 3-epimerase produces MGHELFIAPSILSADFTRLAEAVALVEDAGADLIHVDVMDGRFVPNLTIGPPVVRELKRVARQPLDVHLMVEDPDRTAGWYVDAGADIVTVHIEAAVHAHRTLCAIREGGAMAGITLNPGTPASAIAEVLPYVDLVLVMSVNPGFGGQSFIESSIAKVREIVRMCRDAGVSPRIEVDGGIDPHTAPRVVDAGADTLVAGNAIFGQPDPAAALAELRRSALTRSV; encoded by the coding sequence ATGGGCCACGAGCTGTTCATCGCGCCGTCGATCCTCTCGGCAGACTTCACCAGACTGGCCGAGGCGGTGGCGCTCGTGGAAGATGCGGGCGCCGATCTGATACACGTGGACGTGATGGACGGGCGGTTCGTCCCCAACCTCACGATCGGCCCGCCCGTCGTGCGTGAGCTGAAGCGGGTGGCGCGACAGCCGCTGGACGTCCACCTCATGGTGGAGGATCCCGACCGCACCGCCGGGTGGTACGTCGACGCGGGCGCTGACATCGTGACGGTGCACATCGAGGCCGCGGTGCACGCGCACCGCACGCTCTGCGCGATCAGAGAGGGCGGGGCGATGGCGGGCATCACCCTGAACCCGGGCACGCCCGCATCCGCGATCGCCGAGGTGCTGCCGTATGTGGACCTGGTGCTCGTGATGAGCGTGAACCCCGGATTCGGTGGTCAGTCGTTCATCGAGTCCTCGATAGCGAAGGTCCGCGAGATCGTACGGATGTGCAGGGATGCAGGGGTGTCGCCCCGGATCGAGGTGGATGGCGGGATCGACCCGCACACCGCGCCGCGGGTCGTCGACGCGGGCGCCGACACGCTGGTCGCCGGCAACGCCATATTCGGGCAGCCCGACCCGGCGGCGGCGCTTGCGGAGCTGCGGAGAAGCGCGCTGACCCGCAGCGTGTGA
- the plsY gene encoding glycerol-3-phosphate 1-O-acyltransferase PlsY: MEAALRILGTALGAYLVGSIPFGVLIVRIFWHADIRDFGSGNTGATNVLRVFGTAPGLTVYFLDALKGAAGVWLAMLLVSDGASAAGADALVVLGAMAAIAGHTLSPFLGFRGGKGVATASGAIIVAAPRVALVMIVLFLLTVAISRYVSLGSIVIAAALPVVSLIAYPGRYAFAVFAFITGAYVIWKHRSNIGRIRRGEENKITFRRRMWDDMKSAARREGREKR; encoded by the coding sequence GTGGAGGCGGCACTCCGGATACTCGGCACCGCGCTCGGCGCGTATCTCGTGGGCTCGATCCCCTTCGGGGTCTTGATCGTGCGCATCTTCTGGCATGCGGACATCCGCGATTTCGGGAGCGGCAACACGGGCGCCACCAACGTGCTCCGCGTCTTCGGCACGGCGCCCGGTCTCACCGTGTACTTCCTCGATGCGCTCAAGGGCGCTGCCGGCGTATGGCTCGCGATGTTGCTCGTCTCCGATGGCGCAAGCGCGGCCGGGGCGGATGCGCTCGTGGTGCTGGGCGCCATGGCGGCGATCGCCGGTCACACGCTCTCGCCGTTCCTCGGCTTCCGCGGCGGCAAGGGTGTGGCCACCGCATCCGGGGCGATCATCGTCGCTGCCCCGCGGGTGGCGCTGGTGATGATAGTGCTCTTCTTGCTCACGGTGGCGATATCCCGGTACGTGTCGCTCGGCTCGATCGTCATCGCGGCCGCGCTGCCCGTTGTATCCTTGATCGCGTACCCCGGCCGGTACGCGTTCGCAGTGTTCGCGTTCATCACGGGCGCGTATGTGATCTGGAAGCACCGATCCAACATCGGCCGGATCAGGCGTGGTGAGGAGAACAAGATCACCTTCAGGCGCCGTATGTGGGACGATATGAAGTCGGCCGCCAGACGCGAAGGGCGTGAGAAGCGATGA